In Prunus dulcis chromosome 1, ALMONDv2, whole genome shotgun sequence, the following are encoded in one genomic region:
- the LOC117616117 gene encoding uncharacterized protein LOC117616117, which yields MLEAMESSVHGGFSHLQSCGDSSEEELSVLPRHTKVVVTGNNRTKSVLVGLQGVVKKAVGLGGWHWLVLTNGIEVKLQRNALSVIEAPTGNEEDDDLDFENVQWNGSDMASDDTQKSHRSRQRVHKSSGSSHKTMCRTFSCDSQSKGSISTPRGSTKIDLGKLEMAALWRYWRHFNLVDAIPNPSKEELIDVVQRHFMSQPIDELQVIVGFVQAAKRLKTVCK from the exons ATGCTTGAGGCAATGGAGAGTTCCGTCCATGGCGGTTTCTCTCACTTGCAGAGTTGTGGTGACAGTAGTGAAGAGGAGCTCTCTGTGCTTCCTCGCCACACCAAGGTGGTGGTGACTGGGAATAACAGGACCAAGTCTGTCCTTGTTGGTCTCCAGGGCGTGGTCAAGAAGGCTGTGGGGCTTGGCGGGTGGCATTGGCTG GTTCTTACAAATGGCATAGAAGTTAAGCTTCAGAGGAATGCCCTTAGTGTGATTGAAGCTCCTACTGGTAATGAGGAAGATGATGACCTTGATTTTGAGAATGTCCAGTGGAATGGATCAGATATGG CATCTGATGACACTCAAAAGTCCCACAGATCAAGGCAAAGAGTGCATAAATCATCTGGATCATCTCACAAGACTATGTGTAGAACTTTCTCTTGTGACTCTCAGTCTAAGGGTTCTATTTCTACTCCACGAGGGTCCACG AAAATTGACCTTGGCAAACTGGAGATGGCTGCTTTATGGAGATATTGGCGACACTTCAATCTT GTGGATGCCATTCCCAACCCATCGAAAGAGGAACTAATAGATGTTGTGCAGAGGCATTTCATGTCACAG CCAATCGACGAGTTGCAGGTCATTGTGGGGTTTGTTCAGGCTGCGAAGAGACTAAAGACCGTCTGCAAATGa
- the LOC117615149 gene encoding calcium uniporter protein 4, mitochondrial, translating into MALRKALAKRQFHAIRVTLAPSSVVLEHQTIVPPNAAQANFHREYLTATGSAGKGFFRRFLHRRALNQSAKLPEFLTIPVGEKLREKLRGINISSDRLRIAGLSPPQPDLATPDDALYGISVSDAKKILRLSQVEKLKAKLREIPESSISYSEFVRICVEGCEGEEQGAEFSKMLDESGNVIVLGSVVFLRPEQVAKSMESIISQSMAMPNDPRRRELQQLETQKMVIDQKARALVRGELYCGLGFLLFQTVGAIRLTFWELSWDVMEPICFFVTSMYFALGYGFFLRTSTEPTFQGFFQRRFEAQQQRLMEAHKFDVQKYKQLRKVFYPNSDHSASFSS; encoded by the exons ATGGCGCTCCGGAAGGCGCTTGCCAAACGTCAATTTCACGCTATCAGAGTCACACTAGCCCCGTCGTCGGTGGTTCTAGAGCACCAAACCATTGTGCCTCCAAATGCTGCCCAGGCAAATTTCCACCGCGAGTATCTCACCGCAACCGGTTCCGCCGGTAAAGGCTTTTTCCGGCGTTTTCTTCACCGCCGAGCGCTAAATCAATCGGCGAAGCTCCCGGAGTTCCTCACCATACCAGTCGGAGAAAAGCTCCGGGAAAAGCTCAGAGGCATCAACATTAGCAGCGATCGGCTCCGGATAGCCGGTCTCAGCCCTCCGCAGCCGGATCTTGCCACTCCCGACGACGCTCTGTACGGAATCTCCGTCAGCGACGCGAAGAAGATTCTGAGGCTTTCTCAGGTGGAGAAGCTAAAAGCGAAGCTGAGGGAGATTCCGGAGAGCTCCATTTCGTACTCGGAGTTTGTTCGGATCTGTGTGGAAGGCTGCGAGGGTGAAGAACAAGGTGCTGAGTTTTCGAAGATGCTGGACGAGTCTGGAAACGTCATCGTTTTGGGAAGCGTAGTGTTTCTCAGACCGGAGCAG gtgGCAAAATCCATGGAGAGCATAATTTCACAATCCATGGCCATGCCGAACGATCCAAGGAGAAGAGAGCTCCAACAGTTGGAGACGCAAAAGATGGTAATTGACCAAAAAGCCCGGGCCTTGGTCCGGGGCGAGCTCTACTGTGGGCTGGgctttttgttatttcaaaCAGTCGGTGCCATCCGGCTTACTTTTTGGGAACTGAGTTGGGATGTGATGGAGCCCATTTGCTTCTTTGTCACCTCCATGTACTTCGCTTTGGGCTATGGCTTTTTTCTTAGGACATCCACGGAGCCTACTTTCCAAGGCTTCTTCCAGCGTCGTTTTGAGGCCCAGCAACAGCGCCTTATGGAGGCTCATAAATTTGATGTCCAAAAGTACAAGCAGCTCCGCAAAGTGTTTTATCCCAATTCGGATCATTCGGCGTCGTTTTCGTCGTGA